One genomic window of Nitrospiria bacterium includes the following:
- a CDS encoding lysophospholipid acyltransferase family protein — protein sequence MRKRFDGILLRLIPWLGYGVIRGLRWTMRIKTLNGGMTDALWNEGRNFIVAFWHGRQLMVPYAYKGKRGTVLISQHRDGELIARTVAYFGFHAVRGSTTRGGARALRRLVQSARSGNDVGVTPDGPRGPRQTVQPGVVELAKLTGLPIFPLTFSASKKKSFRPGMAF from the coding sequence ATGCGGAAACGCTTTGACGGGATCCTGCTCCGATTGATTCCGTGGCTGGGATACGGGGTGATCCGCGGGCTTCGATGGACGATGCGGATCAAAACCCTGAATGGCGGAATGACCGACGCGCTCTGGAATGAAGGCCGGAATTTCATCGTCGCCTTCTGGCACGGCCGGCAACTGATGGTGCCGTACGCCTACAAAGGTAAGCGGGGCACGGTCCTGATCAGCCAGCATCGGGACGGCGAACTGATCGCCCGAACGGTCGCTTATTTCGGGTTTCATGCCGTCCGGGGTTCCACGACTCGCGGCGGGGCCAGGGCCCTGCGCCGACTGGTCCAGTCGGCCCGTTCGGGAAACGACGTCGGCGTCACCCCGGACGGACCCCGCGGACCGAGGCAGACGGTTCAACCGGGCGTGGTGGAACTGGCGAAGCTGACGGGGTTGCCGATATTCCCGTTGACCTTCAGCGCCTCTAAAAAAAAATCCTTCAGACCTGGGATGGCTTTCTGA